CTCAGACACATAGAACTGAGTAAATTTGACACACCGCCTAAACTAGGAACTAACATTGGAGTTTTACTTCAATAAAAATGCACAATATAACTTGATTTAGATAATGATAAACTATAAATAGACCAATTTTCGCCAATGATAGACATGAATTATCGACGTCAATGATGCcaatatgtaaatatgaaaCAAAATATCACAAGACTTTACAAGCTTGTAAATCCAGTGCAAAGTTGAAACAGATTGTAGATATACAGAACAAGTCTGTAGCATAGTTATCCCGCATTTATTCTAGAGTCAAGGTTATAGAATTACACAAATCAGCTTGCGTATGTCATCTTGGCTTTAGCACAAAATTCCTCCACATAAAATGAACATTCAAAAATTGCCAGAAAATTAGCTATGCTCAAAAGTCATCTTTTAAAAGCTTATCAAACTATACTTTACTTTTACGAATAAGGATTTTGAACAAGTAATTTTTAGATAATCCAGTTTTAATCTATTGAGCGATTTTACTATGAGTATATTACATGACAAATTTTTCTGATCGAAAATGTGTTTCGCAaatctttttgtttattttcataacTTTAAAATGTTGCTAACACCAAGTATCTGGTCCAAATGACacaaatgaaatattaaaacCCTAATTGGTAACGCCATgtattactgtttaaattagACACTTGGGGAATATTTGTGAGATAACAAAAAACAGCATGTTAACACAAACATATCAAAATGTTAAAGTTGCCTACCATAGACAAGTTAGAGTCGTGGAACATGGCTTTAGCTGGAGTGGAGTTGTGTAAGACGACTTCTTCTCCACCGATCTCAAAATAAACAATGTCCATCTTAGCCTCCTTGTAGAAGACCTGAGGGAATTCGACCATCAAATAAGTCTGTTTTGAGACCCGCTTCTGGTGCTCATTGATCTGCTCGATCTCTCTGAAGGTCAGCCGGTCAAGCCAGTCCACCTTCTGAATACGGCCATCTCGGTGCTTTTTCGTCAACTACACAGACACTAACAGTGTGGCAGGGCTAAATAGaaaactacagtcatacctctacataaGAGTGCCCTAACATGTGAGAAACTCGAGATGCAAGCTGACTTTTTAGCAACTTTCTTCCctgagatacgagtaatctttgagccACGAGCATACAAGCCAGTTCTTGATGGCCACTATACCGTCGAGGATGTGAGAGGCAGCTTTTGAGAAAAACATCACTCGGTCTTCTTCCTCGAATCAgagtgaaaaaagtttttaaaagtttggctaaaagttatagtgaccACGAGGCAGAAGCGCATAACTGAAAACAGACGCAAAATTTGAAtaggtttagtaaaatattagaaCTTGGCTTCAAGTGtgcgtttagtaagctaaatgcCTTAAATTCAGTGAGTCAAGTTTAAAGTTTCTATTACGAaaggtcacaaaagtttagtgtaccaaaTGCATCGCCCTTAAGTCTCTTAAATCACCATTATCCATAAGGTCTGTCTCGAAGGAAAAAATTTCCATTCAATAGTGCACAGAGTGCTGTTGCATTTCATTGCagataataataactaaatgggtatttgttactttgttagtgtaggtactgaattataACACATTAAAAACACGTTTTCCAGTGTAATATCCTCTTTATGTTGTTTCTCATAATAAAGTGACAAGTTAATTTGTACTTAGtgattttatataggaaatagtgccttgagatgggagtaaattgacatacgagctcagtcccagaacgcattaagctcgtatgttgaggtatgactatGGATGAATGCTCAATAatgataaaacattaaaaagtaaagAATAGAGAGACTAAAAAACCATTGCTAATAGTTACTGTTTTATGGAACAGAAAAATACTTGATTgtcatataataaaaaatttaagaaGGCAACCAAATTTTTGGTTTATTTTCCTACAAAAGCTCCAGTCAGCACAACAAAACAACAGTGAACGAAATATAAAGAAGTGTGACTGAGTAGAATCACAAAGATTCTGGCTTGAAATCCACAGCGACCAGCATCATTTCTACCCTAAAAAACACTCTATACTCAATACAGATTACACTAAACACAAAAAGGACTAAATCATAACATATTTGGTTAAGAACGAGTATAGAAACTAGATGTCTATGGAAGCAATATTCACTTTTATAGACTGTCTTTACAAAATCAAGCACACAGCTTCAAGTTTGACATTGTCTGAACACGTGTTAACAATGTGTACCTCTGAGAGGAGATTTATAGTAGCAATATCCTCACAGGTATCAACAACTCCACTCTCTGCTTCGACTGTTAATATCACTCTTAACTCTTGCATTCCATTCTGGTAGACCCTGTACAATTCAGCATATGATTGAATCCCTTGTACCACTGTATCCCCTGATACAGTTGTTGACACTTGCTCTTCCATGCCAACAtttaatcaaaaaataaaattataaaaggaTAACTGAATAAACACAGGAATTGTGAGCAAATTTCAACTTTACTGATGTCAGTAGATGCAATGTAGACATGATATACACTGCCTAAAGAAAATGTGAGAAATAGCAACCTGAGTTCAAACACAACATGAGAACTGGCAACTATATTGGTCATCAGAAACAATGATTTAGACTTTCACTACATCTACAAGAACACACCAGACAACCTtgaaaacaattattatgtgtgcCCTGCTGGAGATAGCCACATGCAGAAAAACCGTCACTAAACAGGCTCCTTTGTAGCACTCATTTGCAGTGTCACATTTGCCATCATCTTGAGCGGTAAAACCAGTCTGTCTTGAGTGATATACTGGCAGCTGCTGACTTATCTGCAGATGAACCTATACTAAGGATATAAGTCTTATAGTTTGTCAGATAATTAGATAAAAATTTAAAGTAATGATAATTAAGCATTCGCTTTTTACTTGCTCTTTTTACTTTAGGCCATAATGGCGTCTTTCATTAATTCTTTGgatttgttttttcttttcattgaaGTGAGTCACTGATTAGCAATATCAGATGTATGCACaaataaaagaaatttttaGAGTTGCATTGCAACTAACATGCATTGCCCATGCGTGCAATTTTCAGCTAAAATAAGACATGTACTAAATATAGATCTAAAATAGAGATGTACTGTGAGATTAATCTGTCCTGAAATAAAAAACCAGCTGAACACGTTTTGATCTTAACCACAAATGTAACTAAATCATGGGTGAAgaaataaaacagcaaaattaCACATCCAAAGAGTCTTTGTCACGTTTTAGACTAACTACAGCTATTAGTAGGTGTTTAAATATAACTACTATTACTGTAGGTGGTCTTTAAATACATAGATAATGACCATCATACTTTAGACTAACTACAGCTATTAGTaggtgtttaaatataattactaTTACTGTAGGTGGTCTTTAAATACATAGATAATGACCATCATGCTTTAGACTAACTACAGCTATTAGTaggtgtttaaatataattactaTTACTGTAGGTGGTCTTTAAATACATAGATAATGACCATCATGCTTTAGACTAACTACAGCTATTAGTAGGTGTTTAAATATAATGACTATTAGGGGGGGTTTTAAATCTAATTGCTAATTAGTAGTGCCTAAATATAGCTGTCATTATGGTCTAAATCGTTGTCTAAATGGTAGCAACACTCAGCATTGTGAATAAAAAAGCTTGCATACTTGTATTTGTTGAAAAGTGGGATAGAGGTTGTTccacatacaaactgctctccAGTCTTACTCAGTCCGCAGATAGAGAATATAAGCTCGGCGTCCACTGGAAGATGTGAATAGGCAATGGGAAGTGTCAGCCACTCCTGCCAGCTGAACAATGTAATGGAAGCTATTTGGAAAGATGACTTATTGTTTAAAACCATTATTGTATTTACAGCTAATACTTGCAAGACTGAAGTAGCAACGAAATGTATTACTCACTTGAGTCTGTTAGTAAAAGCTCTGTATGAAGTCTGAACAGGCAGAGTGAGTTGACGAGTCGTTGATACAACATGGCAGGTAATTGCAAGATCAGCACAAGCAAGCGAACGACTGTCATCACTAACAGATGCAAAATTATCTTGCATAAATCCGTGACCTTCCAAAGATCCGCTACAGCAATTCATAGCATTTATTCAATAAGAGAAAATTGCATAATAGTGTACATGCTTTTGCTAATGGAAGTTTGTAGGGTTCTAAAAATTTTGAGGGATGATCTGATCTGCTAGATCAATGGCACACATATGCTGATGAACTTTTATTTCCAAAACTTACAGACCTACTAATAATTTAACGGTCTACTAGTTTTTTGTTGCCAGTAAATTTTCTCTTGAATTTTATGGTTGGGAGCATTGATTTTGGATAATACTGTAGAAAGAATACTGTGAttctattataaaataaataacatattGAGCAACTTTCACAATAAAATTACAAGGCCTACAGTGTATGCTTAACCATTAGAGCAAAACCTAGATATCAGTATAACAATGCGCACGTAATAAAACTGGTTTATGGAATATGGTTAAAAGAAACTGATGCCTTATGATACTACATTTGCATACCTTATCCACTatcaaaatgtgaaaataaaatcaCCTAGGTATAGTGATTTCACAAAATATCGCAATATCTTTCACAACATAATTCAAATGTAAGTAGGCTAAGCATAATATTTTAGTTAGATGcaacataaaactaaaaaacggtttagcaagtACTACTGCATAAAACTGGTATTACTCGTAGGTTCTATGGCGACTTCATTTCAATTAAATATACTGCTGAGGCTAGCAAACCATGTTTTCTGCTGTTTATTACCAAAAGCAAGAATGTAGCCAAGAAAGCCGCTAGCTACTATGTAATTTACAATTGCACAATCACACACCTGCAACTATTAGCTATTTAATCATTAACACTGAATTGATAATAgacaaaaatataacatatatattcaAACAGAAATCTTGAATAATAGACGTTACAGtgaatatatgttatatttgcaCATACATCTTAATTTGTAGTTTTTCTTCAAGCTCACAACTGTAAACATAGCAATATCGAGGGCTTTGCATTTTCGCAGTATCGGTCATAATTGAAAAAATCAAGTTTATCACCAAAAACACTAACGTCTACACAGACGATACTGCTTCCATAATAAAACGCCAATTGCCCATTCGCTTTACTATACCACAAAGACGTCGCCTGGCCTGCGCGCCAAGCATGTACAAAACGTCGTTAAACGCTATTGTCAACATGAATATGGTTTGCCACGATCCGCTAAATGTACGTACACATCTAAACCTTTTCGACCCGCTTGAACAACGATGGTGTAACAAAATGTCCAATACAAACTAATGTACACATAATCGACGAACGCAACGGAATGCGTAAAAAGTGAGTGACTTGGTAATTGCGATTGTTAACTTCTCATTCCATAGTTGAAATTTGTTAGTGAGCTGAACTGGTTAATTGGAACCCAAACTATAGCGCGTTTCTTTTTCGTATTCAAAGTATTTTGTGAGGGACATCATGATcataaatattgtattataacCAGTAGAGCGTTGGTTATATAAAAGGTGAAGGCCGCGTTTCACGGCTTTTGAAGAAAGAGTCTTATTAAACATTGCATAAACTCTATtacatcaatatatatgtaattatttacttttgttataaatatggAGCAAATAAATACAGTATTGTTTAAACTACTTTTAATGCAACACACTATTgacggtttacaaatacgattATTACTTGGAAAATCTGCCTTCAACTAGCTAaatacataatttaaaaaaaaatgctttctttatCATTAGCTATAATTTTTATGTGCTTTTGTTTAGTCTAAACTCTAAATCAAGACCTAAAAAGCATGGTGGTTAGCTCAGTAGCTAGTCTCTGACAGTAATGCAAGTTTAAAAGGACTAAGACTAAGAGTCTTTTCATGGTAGAGTGTGTATTAGATGTGGCTTCTGATTTATCCAATCTACTCCAAAACTGCAAATAAACAAACCATGATATTAGTGCCAAAATAGTTCACTACTTAGTGCTGCTGTTTACTTAATCATGATAACCAATTAAAGTACCAATGAGAACCCTGTATGCCTAGTCGTGTTGTAACTCAAGTTTTTAAATTGCATGTTTTTATGGAAGATATTGAAAATTTATGCAATCATTATCAGTAGCCAGTACATTTTCCAATCCTGCATCCCATTCAAATTTGTAACTCAGCTGTCTTATTCTTATACTACAAAGTTTCTGAAGCCTTCTGTTACTTTGATTTGTACCATCTGTATGTGTTTGTAAGCTAGTCTAGCACATTGTCAAGTCAGCCAAAAAAGAAATTAGACCGTTGCAAAAGGAAAGCATGCAGGTAGGCTAACAGGACAGACCAACAAACCATCAGAGCTGACACACAAGCTAATGCAGCAGGCCAGTAGACTAACATGTTTTGCCAATAGATTAACGCCAGCTGACCAACATGACAAATATACAGGCAGGCAAGCTAACATGGCACTCAAGTAGTCCAGTTTTACAAGCAGTAATTTACTGACCATTTAACGAAAATTGGAAAGTGGTAACagttatatatattgatgaaaGTTAACAATTGCCAGTTTTACAAATAACAAGGCACCAAAAACTCAACATTCTTTGCTGCACTGTACAAGTGATGAACAACTTAACTGCAATAACATATTAGTTTTATGTAGTTGTCAGTGTAAATGATGTGCAAGCCTCAACCTGCATGTATTTCCCAGCTGTTTTCACCAAAGTGCTAGCAGAAGACGCGATATCATCTTATTTGAACCTTTAAGTTATCACTTATTTTCAAACCTATTATCTCTGCAAGTGGGCCcagtttttcaatattttgcaaTGCATTTTCTGAATCTGTGTAGCAGGATTGATCCAGTTGATGATTACTTGTTTCACAGCAATAGTTGTGGAGTGATTGAAATTGCTGccttttttaattttgcttacACTACACATTGCAAACAAAAtaagtacaagttgagctatatagttataaaaatacattgcaGAATTCTATATTCATAAATCTTTCTAGATGTAGTTTTATGTAGTTCTATGTACTTGATTTAAACAATTAAGTTAGCATTTTCAAGACTtaagtttttatattaatatactgGTTAGTGCGTATATTTTTTAATGCAACAATGTTATAGCATTATCCTTTCATTGTTTAAGCTCTCATATAAAAAAGGTATTCAGAGTTATTATAGTAGTCGCATTATTAATGTAATAATTGTAGATTTCTCTGtgttaaaatgtaaaaactgCCTAGTTCACTGAGTATAGCACATCAGTGAATCTATCTCAAAGGTTTTGCCACAAAAAAACCAATGTCATTTGTCGCTTATAAAGTAGGAGTAAATATTTCACAATTAAGTTTTTGGAATTGCTGGTGAATGGAATTGCTGAAAGGAACGTGCTTCAAGACcttaataacattttttatgtGTGTACCAGACAATCACCTAGTAAGCGATCAAACACTTGCTAGTACATAATATCATAACTTACCAGATCATGATAAAACAACTAAAACTCTCCAATATTGCATCTTTGTCTCTTTTCACCACAAGCTTAAACATGAAACAAATTGTGCATCATTTTAAGCACAAAGTGTGGCACTTTGGTTGCAAGAGATTTGCACATTTCCCAAATCTGCCAACTCTAGACTGACTAGCGACTGCTAGGTTTTCAGATGGCGTTGATCAATATTAAAGGCAGACcagtgaaaaatatattttttcacatatttgCAGTATATCTCTAGATGCATCCCGACTTGTCACCACAGCTTCATAGTGGTCCTTGTAATGACCTGATCAAGCAGCTAACTCAGTGTCGGGCTGATGTGAGTACCATTCTTTACTCAAGAAAAGACACTAACAGTTATTGTTGTTTATATGTTTATGCACACTTGTTACGTTCTCATTGTACCCAATATGACACAATGCTATTTTTTCAAAAGGGCATCTTTGTGAGGATGATAGGTTATACGAGCAGTAGGCTCAGCATTGCCCGGATTTTCCTTAATTTTAAATCAGGTCGCCCGTGGGTGGGTGTTTAGCAGGGGTGCTCGTGggtgggtgtttaagtggctggttctcaggaaccagatggagttttgaaaccaaatattttcagCAACCTGATGGAAGACATACAGCCTGTCCGTGtgaagttttaatgaaatctatCAGAAAATGTGGAAATGCGTAGCATTTACgcggactaacagacacacaatgaCTGTACCTTATTAATATAGATTTCTCAGTTATGTTTTTATACTTGCAGCATCCCTTCGGTCGGTTCGTTGGTTCATGTAACGAATATGATAGACTTGTCAACAAATGCTTAAAGAAAGAGGTGAGTTTATCGAGCTATTATTTCTCTCATTTGGGTGTTTATTCAGGCTAGTCAAGTGCTGTTTCTATATGATGAGCATGTTTCTAAACGAATACAACTTGTTTGTATGCAGTCGCATGCTACCTAATGGTATGATGAAGTTGTTGTTGAAAAACAATTATTTGTAGCAAAATGACTCATGATCCAGTAAACTACATATGAATAACTTTGTTTTGACTTGGCTTTCTaggttttatcatttttgttgtATGAACAATAATTGACTCTGTTGAGTAgttgaacaatttttttcttattctcATAGATTGATCCTTGAGCATATGAATACTAAGCAACTGTTTTTGTGGCTAAATAGGGCTAAGTAGACTGGAGGCCTCTGTGTGTGCGGTGGTGGTGTGTGcggtggtgtgtgtgtggtggtGTGTGTGGTGCGAGTGTGTGGTGGTGCGTGtacttttgttttaatatttaagGCTCTGCTGGCTTTGTGGCCAGCAGAGCAGTCAAAGTTCTTGCCCAAGTGGGTTTTACTTTAACCATGGTAATACCCTTTCTGCAACACTCTCCAACAGTCGGGTCAGCCTATTTTATTACCTATTGACCAAGTGTTTGACATTAATTGATGGACACGGTTTTCTAAATCTTGCAGTTGGTTCATTGCCAGCATCGTTGAAGACATATTCAACTCAAACTGTCTCATGCAGTTTGTTTCTATACTTTGCAAACGGATCATCTGCGGGAAGGCCGATTACTACAGCAATTAAGAAAGAAAAATGTTTGTAACATTAGAATTGTGTATTTATGGTGGTAGTTATCTGTCTAGTAGTGTTGGTATTGCATTAATATTAGCATGAAGATGGCTATTATAGCTTGTTTTATTAAATCTAGAACTTAATCATTGTTTGTCATTCTGACTCTGTTGACTTTAGTGAATGCTTTTTATAAAACACTTGTAAATTGCTTTTTAAATTGTGAAGTACAAAAAATTGCTTTTTATCGGCATTTTATTAGCTAGCCAAAAAAGCTGCAGTCAGCGTAATTTAGTATGAAGTTTAACTATGATTAACAACTCTTACTTTACCAACActgaataaatttttgttttacctCTTCAACTCTATTATAGTAATATCCAGTGATGCTAGTCACATGTTAActcattatttttaataataataatagctgaACATCCTCTAGCATGGATTGTGTTTCGACCTCCACTTTGTCGCATTTCGaaacaacaattatttttaatttcgcAATGATGCTATAACAATTTTTAGTCGCTCTTCTGTGTATTATTCCCATTCCGTACATTGCTTGGCTATGATACGGAATGAGAAGGATGACCAtatgatatatttattatttagctGTGTAATAAAGCTTGAGTAACCTTTACAgctgaaaattttaattaatcagCTCTAACCAATTTCAAGCAAGAAAAGAAAGAATCGTTGGGATTGCAGAAAATTTATGTTACTTATGATCGGCGAAGCAAAAATAGACAACGTTTCAGACTGTTTTAAGCTAGCAATCACATATTGATCGTGTGTCAACGAGCTCCTACGTAAGGCTCTCAAATTACGAATAACTTAAAATCACAATTAACACAGACAATGTTTTAGTCACTAATGCATTACCTGTCCAGGCTTTTTATGGGAGTCCATGGTTACTTAATAATATAGTAGGAAGAATTCTATGGCTTGCAATGTTGATGCAGTCATGTATTTGCAGAGACTAGAGAAGAGAGCCAAAAATAATGAGGGTGCAATGAAGGCAAAGATGGAGCGATACGAGCAGTATGGCAAATGAATTACGCTGATTTTCATAGAAATATTTGctatcatatttattttgataataGAAACTATACAAAAGTTGACCAGTTGATATTTACACTTCATTAGTAGTAGTTAAACCCATCCTTTTTCTTATATACTTTCTCGTTTTTATATCCTTCATAAACATCACGATATTTCAGTGACTTAACAATTGTATCTCTCTCAGGAAACGCTGTCTTGCCACCAAATTGATGTTTTGTCTGCTCAGTGAACCTTAGTGGCTCGAGCTCTAAATGCACATTCTTGGGTAGGTCAGCAGACTTGAGCCTTTCCTCAGGTGTTGTAATGTTGCGTGCAAATGAATAAAAGTTAACGACATCAGAGAGCGTTTGTAACTCTCCGAGTTCACAGCTTGGTATATCAAACTGGAATTCTTTTACACAGGCTGTGAGCACCTATAAATTACATTACAGAGTGATTAGACCTTATCACCAAATGTAAAAGTAAAAGCATTCTGATGTAGTCTAACTAAGGCAAGGAGGGATGTAATGAAAACCAAGTAGCTATGCTGATTCCTGCTTTTTCATATCAGTTTTTAATAAACAAGAATATTGGAAAACTACATGTGAACTGAGGAAGCCTAACAGAAGTGCGTCACAACCACCATAACAATAGCAAGTCATGAGCTGGCTGTTCTAGCCTAAGTACAATTTACATGTTTGagagtatataatataataacaaatgATAATTACACATTTGTACCTTTTATGCTAACCATTACAATAAGAAAACTTCTTGTTGAAAGATTTGTTGAACGCATCAACTGATATCAATAGATTACAATCGAGTTCTCAAATTATTCCTACTACCAACAGGAAATGACTTAAGTTTTTAGCACTGCGGTTGACCTTGTGCCAAAAAAATGGCAAACCATCATAACAATCTTGAAGATCTGCAGAGGCCTACTCAAGTCTATACTCAAATGATCCTGGGGAGTCCTTCCTTCACAGGCAAAAACCCTTCGATCATGGCAACTTTACTGCACTGTTACTGGCAAATAGTAAATAACATTAATGTGAAGGCTGAAGGAGTTATGAAAATGCATTAAAGAGCCAGCATTATCATCTGTCTATACTAGTTATGGAATACTTAATTATTAAGTACTGTACACGTGTGTGTGTTTTATGCTAGAATATATAAATCACTGCATAGATGCATGATAAAGTGCATAAACGTTCATTTGAAACGATCTTTGACAACTCACcttatatttgaataaattgtcTGTCATTTTTGTGGTGGTTTCAATTTCACTGGGGCTAGATGTGAGCTGCTTAG
The genomic region above belongs to Watersipora subatra chromosome 1, tzWatSuba1.1, whole genome shotgun sequence and contains:
- the LOC137408208 gene encoding COX assembly mitochondrial protein 2 homolog, with protein sequence MHPDLSPQLHSGPCNDLIKQLTQCRADHPFGRFVGSCNEYDRLVNKCLKKERLEKRAKNNEGAMKAKMERYEQYGK
- the LOC137408201 gene encoding uncharacterized protein, giving the protein MACYSPFRRTWSYFKKIEYQTLYSHRKASVFQQFSSNPDGPPKGDNSDLPTEQVYDYEEQILEALPKYYTPPDNVEGKVIALAKQLTSSPSEIETTTKMTDNLFKYKVLTACVKEFQFDIPSCELGELQTLSDVVNFYSFARNITTPEERLKSADLPKNVHLELEPLRFTEQTKHQFGGKTAFPERDTIVKSLKYRDVYEGYKNEKVYKKKDGFNYY